Proteins found in one Triticum aestivum cultivar Chinese Spring chromosome 4D, IWGSC CS RefSeq v2.1, whole genome shotgun sequence genomic segment:
- the LOC123096158 gene encoding uncharacterized protein — translation MWSTDSDLDESASTTTAAASSLSSSSCSLQPQTPPPPRCRRSRNRRRAQRRVKNCPEAEVEESEAEAEEVWCGAQWEAAWPRRARPVVLAGEDAAPDRAGAGAGDSGVGRARSLTDDDLEELKGCVDLGFGFSYNEIPELCGTLPALELCYSMSQRFLDEHQAPSKVEDLAPEPPAVVPPSPVQPIPNWKISCPGDSPDEVKARLKYWAQAVACTVKLCS, via the exons ATGTGGAGCACCGACTCCGACCTCGACGAGTCCGCGTCGACGACGACGGcggccgcctcctccttgtcctcctcatCATGCTCCCTGCAGCCGCAGACGCCGCCTCCGCCTCGCTGCCGACGCAGCCGTAACCGCCGCCGCGCCCAGCGCCGGGTCAAGAACTGCCCGGAGGCGGAGGTAGAGGAGTctgaggcggaggcggaggaggtgtgGTGCGGCGCGCAGTGGGAGGCGGCGTGGCCGCGCAGGGCGCGGCCGGTGGTGCTCGCCGGGGAGGACGCGGCCCCGGACCGCGCCGGAGCGGGCGCCGGGGATTCCGGCGTGGGCCGTGCCAGGAGCCTGACGGACGACGACCTGGAGGAGCTCAAGGGGTGCGTGGATCTGGGGTTCGGGTTCAGCTACAACGAGATCCCCGAGCTGTGCGGCACGCTGCCCGCGCTCGAGCTCTGCTACTCCATGAGCCAGCGGTTCTTGGACGAGCACCAGGCGCCGTCCAAGGTCGAAGATTTGGCTCCGGAGCCGCCGGCGGTCGTGCCTCCTTCGCCGGTCCAGCCCATCCCCAACTGGAAGATTTCCTGCCCTG gggACAGCCCAGACGAGGTGAAGGCGAGGCTCAAGTACTGGGCGCAGGCGGTGGCGTGCACCGTCAAGCTGTGCAGCTGA